From the genome of Triticum aestivum cultivar Chinese Spring chromosome 3B, IWGSC CS RefSeq v2.1, whole genome shotgun sequence, one region includes:
- the LOC123071060 gene encoding putative E3 ubiquitin-protein ligase RING1a isoform X3, which translates to MPAQKRQLPLPSSSKPRDHVEANGADAPSAGAAGGGGGGLHPTPAGGAANRATDPQPLRAGDSGAMSGGGGAYSDTESSESDGDMDEFVLVKLAEIRKEVQCPICLGIIRKTRTVMECLHRFCRDCIDKSMRLGNNECPACRTHCASRRSLRDDPNYDALIATLYPDIDKYEEEELAFGEEERTRNKKIQATIEEMIRKQSEALGKKRPTAKATASAFARKYRRNVRTRGRGRTVARDIAPTGSDDEDREEENANVESKESPSPDNQSPDLRQRRGRKRPAPTPSPARTIASSDHGSEENDEVVSLKEGFTTSPLRGEMLAWGKNGTRSQTRYNNAGGTNGRLGKGGRFAKLVDHLRATDENKEFNLYLVLLPLDGQTTPNLEKPYLSCRPRVSIRHLLQFIALQLSRQVEELEMYIRVDLHNRSVAVKDSGSAETKLSLFDGLERLREDKLLLDLHPSFASGNGDLELIYALKRQG; encoded by the exons ATGCCCGCGCAGAAGCGCCAGCTCCCCTTGCCATCGTCCTCCAAACCCCGCGACCACGTCGAGGCCAACGGGGCGGACGCTCCCTCGGCCGGCGCcgccggcgggggaggaggagggctCCATCCGACGCCGGCCGGAGGCGCCGCCAATCGGGCGACCGACCCGCAGCCGCTGCGCGCAGGCG ATTCGGGCGcgatgagcggcggcggcggcgcgtacaGCGACACCGAGTCGTCGGAgagcgacggcgacatggacga GTTTGTGCTCGTGAAATTAGCAGAAATCCGAAAAGAAGTCCAGTGCCCAATCTGTTTAG GCATTATCCGGAAGACAAGAACGGTTATGGAATGTTTGCACCGATTCTGCAGGGATTGCATTGATAAATCTATGAGGCTAGG AAATAATGAGTGTCCAGCATGCCGTACTCATTGTGCAAGTCGACGTTCTTTGAGGGATGATCCTAATTATGATGCACTTATTGCAACCTTGTATCCAGATATTGATAAGTATGAGGAAGAG GAACTTGCTTTCGGTGAAGAGGAGAGGACTCGGAATAAGAAG ATTCAAGCAACCATCGAGGAGATGATTCGAAAGCAGTCGGAGGCCCTCGGTAAGAAGCGTCCTACGGCAAAAGCTACTGCCAGTGCTTTTGCAAGGAAGTACAGGAGAAATGTGCGTACCCGTGGGAGAGGTAGAACGGTTGCTCGTGATATTGCCCCTACTGGCTCTGATGATGAGGATAGAGAAGAAGAAAATGCTAATGTTGAGAGCAAAGAGTCGCCTTCTCCTGATAACCAGTCTCCAGATTTAAGGCAGAGAAGAGGTAGAAAAAGGCCTGCACCAACACCTTCTCCTGCTAGAACCATTGCCAGTAGTGACCACGGATCTGAGGAGAATGACGAAGTAGTATCTCTAAAAGAAGGTTTCACCACCTCTCCATTGCGGGGTGAGATGCTCGCATGGGGAAAAAATGGCACAAGAAGCCAAACTCGGTACAACAATGCTGGTGGAACAAACGGCAGGCTGGGGAAGGGTGGGCGTTTCGCGAAGTTGGTGGACCACCTCCGTGCAACTGATGAAAACAAGGAG TTCAACTTgtatcttgttcttcttcctcttgATGGACAAACAACGCCTAACTTGGAAAAGCCCTATCTAAGTTGTCGACCAAGGGTGTCCATTCGACATCTTCTACAG TTCATTGCTCTTCAGTTGTCTCGGCAAGTTGAAGAACTTGAGATGTATATAAGGGTGGACCTCCACAATAGAAGTGTTGCAGTGAAGGACTCTGGTTCTGCTGAGACAAAACTGTCTCTCTTTGATGGCTTGGAAAGATTGAGGGAAGACAAGCTTCTGTTGGACCTTCACCCTTCATTTGCCTCTGGTAATGGTGATCTG GAATTGATATATGCTCTGAAACGCCAAGGCTAG